CATTACATTGGTACTTACAGTTTCATTTGTTAATGAACTTGTTTAAATGAAAGTAAGCTCCTCGACTCATGTGAAAACtcatgttttcattatttctatgaATTCAAGCATGATTTAACAAAAGAAATGGCATTGTTCATAATCATCTTCACTAAGCTGCTGATAtacctgaattttgtatgggagGTAGTATCAGTATTATAACTGAGCAGTTGGCCTCAGAGAGTGAGCTATGGCTTTCATTTGTCTGTTATGGTGGAAAGCTTAGTTCTGGTGATGTCATGACTTATGGAGCATTGTAAAATTCACTCTCCAGTGCTTTTTCATAAACCATGAATATATGATGCAGACAcaatgtgacttttggtcccattTTAATATTCTGGTCTGCCGACCTGTTCCACTACTGTGAAAGGCACTGCTAACCTCTTAGCTGCATTAAATAGCTGCTCTTTATCTCTTGCTAATTTTTTGGAATATCATATTAGTTCTAAAGAAACTGATGTTGATATGTTTGTCCAAACAATATATAACCACAGGGATAAAAATCTTAATGTAAGTGGTAATAAATTATCTGTATATTTATATTGGTACAATATGGATAAAAGAGGAGTTGTCACATTAATAAAAGaggaatataaataaaaatgtagacaaagtaaattctttatagaacaggatatagaagcatgtgcttgtgaattTATATTAGAAAATGTAATACTTGTGATTGTTACAGCATACAGGTCTCAGTGGTAACAGGAAAATGCGAGGTGCAATTTTGGAGGGATAAGACTTTCCTTCCTTCCAGtaggaaaagagtttctgaaactctGCCTCCAGGTCATGACGAGGAATGGATGACCTGGAAATCTTTGAAGATGTTGAGATCAGCAGTGGGTAGATCAAGGTTTAATCTGGCACGATGAGGCTACAGCACAGAAAACAATATTAAGTGTGATTGTGGAGAAGTCCAGACTGTCCAGCACATGATTCATAGTTGACTGTGTCCAGCCTCCCATATTGCAGAAGACTCCATCAAGTGACAAAAAATGTATGGGAAGTGGCCAAATTTTGGTGGAAAATGTATGACGCGTGCACCTATGTATGTTtatgacaaaaaattttaaaaaaatagttaattGTGCTGTCTGTCTTAGATAAAGAAGGGATTATTAATTTGCAGTGATTTTGATGTGACTTTCTTGAAGGAGTCTGACAGAAAAAATTATCTAGAGGATCTGTTAGTGACTTATAATTTATCGTCATAAATTTCTGTGCCTGAGTTGCTCAAGACAGTAGTACCCTTATAGACAATGCATTCATTCATCATGTGGAATTATGCCATCCTGAGGTAAACAGGGTGTCAGATCATGATGCCTAGTTAATTACATTACACAACTTAGCTGCATGTATGGTTCAGAAACATTTAAAGAAAACAGTGAGGCTGATTAATGACATAACAGAATATTTTAAAGAAAGTTTGAAAAATGCTGGCTATAGTGGACTCTAAATTCACCATGTTTCTGAAagagtttttttccattttttaaagcaGTTTACGTTAAAAGGAAATTAAATGCAGTACCGAGAAGCTACAAAGAAACCTTGGATCATTGCAGGTGTCAGAGTACCTTCACAATGAAAAATAACCATGTTCAAGATGGCCAGAACAAATAACAACCCTGAAATTCATATTGACAAAAATTGTACAAAAATGCTACGGTATACACATGTTTTCCAAAATTGACAGATCAGACagtaaaatcaaatcaaattggaatgttattaaaagagagagaaggaaagaacCATGAAGATAACTTCATTTCTGTTAAGGAGAATGGAAGCTCTGTAAAAGACATTCATCTGTAGCAGATATATTTAATAATTACTTTGTAAAACTAGATAAGAATATGTTCCAAATACTTCAGAAGAAAAAGCAAAACTATACACcaaagaagcaattcagaggatatTTAGTGAAATAAAAATTGATCACATGTCCCCATCTGAAATAAAGAAGATCATTATGACTCTAAAAAGTAAAAGTTAATATGGGGAGGATAATACCTCCAATAAGACATTAAAAAGTTGTGTTCCTGTAATATTcttatgtaatgcatcattaactcagTGTGTTTTCCAAGACAGGTTAAAATTTGTCATTGTTAGGCGTTTCTATAAGAAAGGTGACTCTACAGACATCAATAACTGCCATCCAGTGTTGCCCCCTTCACCATTTCCTAAAATTTTGGGATGTTTTGTCACTCATCTATGTAGTAATGAGATTCTTAGCCAATTCTAGTTTGGATTTTGAAAGGGCCACTGCTTTGAGATAACTATTTATAAGTTTACTGATCACACAATAAAATCTTTAATGTGCAGTCAATCCCACCGCACATAAGTGCACAAGCACACATTCAGATTCTGAGGAGTCTGCAATGCCACGCAGAGGAATTGGAGCATCTTGGAACCTCAAACAAAATGAAATACAGGAAAGCAAACCACATAGAAACTTTTAATGCAAATTCACTTTTGAAAGTGGGGAAACTTAAGACTCTAATGGACACATTAAATGAACATAAAATCATCATTACAGCTGTGCAAGAGGCCAGGTTCTTGGATGAGGACAGCTTTGAATCAGGAGGATTCAGGATACTTAAGGGGAAGACGGGGACAAGAGTTACGAAAAATGTTCCCCACCCTGGGTCAGGTTTCGTAATTGACAAGAAAGTATTAGGCTCCATTATATGCTGTGAGTCTGCCTCTGAAAGGCTATCCACACTCACGTTTAAATCGACCAACAGAGTATATACCATTGCAAATGTTCACGCCCCTATAAACATTAACAACAAAAAGAATAAGGAGAAGGTGGAACTATTTTGGGACAAACTAGATGACACAATGCAAAAGATCCCCAAAAAGCATAGTGTCATCCTTCTCGATGATTTAAATGcccaaatggagagagagagagagaaaaggttcAGGTTTATAGTGGGAAGATACTTGGCACATAACAGGATGAACCAAAATGGTATCATGCTCATCAAATTATGCCAGGTGCACAGTTTGGTCCTGAAGTCAACTAGCCTTAAGAAATTGCCAAGAAAGCAGAAGACATGGATTTCACCTAATCCTCTCCTGGGAgaatttcagttagatcacataGTGATAAAGTGGAAATTTGATAAGGAAATCCAAAATGTTAGGGTTCTCAGAGGGGCCAACATCAACTCTGACCACTACCTATCTAAAGTGAAACTGAAGATCATCCCAAGAGTAACTCCCATAGGAAAATCCTTGCATGAAGGAGAtctgatccagagaaaataaaggagaaggaggaggaatggGGCAAGTTAGCCAGTGACCTAGAAGACCAGGACTGGAAGCAGATGGAGAAGAGTCCTATAACCAAGGCAGAGCAGCTTGGTCCTGTTCCCAGGATGAAGCAGCACAGGTGGTGGAATAATGAGTGTGATAGACTACTTGATCTGAGGAAGAAGGCATCGCACATCTGGCAAACCAAAAAGAATGAGAGTGCCTGGCAGCACTTTGTGGAAACTAGGAAGATGGTGTTCAAGGAGATCAAGAAAGTTAAGAAGGCGCAAGAAGACCAACTGCTCAGGATGATAAATGATTCTAAGAACAACATGAGAAACTATTATCAGATCTTCAGGGAGAAGCTAAACAGATATGACCCCCAAATCTCCAACTTCAGGACAAAAAAGGGAACATGGCATATAGTAATAGGGGCAACTGTAAGATACTAGTAGAATACTTCAAGGAACTTCTAAACTGCGAGGAACCACACCAAAAAATGGCGTTTGATGGTGGACCGAAGTCATCCCCCAACCCAGACTCTAAACCCCCATCTGTAAATGAGATCCAGGCAATACTAATGCATATGGAAAATTTCAAGGCATCAGAGAAAAATCAGATAACACCCGAATTATGGAAGTATCCTAACAAAAATGCAATTGTTTTATTCCAGAAACTTTTTGAGGAGATATGGAAGAAAGAAATCATGCCATAGGAATGAAAAATGGCCCTGATACACCCTCTTCACAAAAAACGTCCCAAATCTGATTCCAACAACTATAGAGGGATTTCCCTGGTGGATGTGACTTACAAGATATTGTCCAGAgctttactagaaagagcagaatcTCAGTTGGATTGCCAAATTGGGGAGTTCAAAAAAtgcttaaatgtgtgtgaattcctaagagaccaaaagggtgaggtcttcagtccattgacttacacactacttaaactaacttatgctaagaacaacatacacaaccatgcccaagggaggactgagGGACTGTGCAATCCGCGACCTGACACTTCAAACCGCATGGGCACTCCACTCAGCCCAAATTGGGGAGTATCAAAtaaggtttaggaaaggaagatccTGCCCTGAACAGATCTTAAACCTTGCATTTTAGCATATCAGAAGCAGAGGACAAAACCATATTTGTGACTTTTGTAGACTTCCAAAAAgcttacgattccatagacagagagtCATTGTTCAATATTTTGGAGGAGTTTAGCTTGTACAGAAAATCTCTAAACATCATCAAGGAGACGCTCACAAATACATCCTCTAAAGTCAGATTCATGAGTGAAATATCGGAACCTTTTAAGATCAGAACAGGGGTCCAACAAGGGGATGGTCTCTCACCCCTACTGTTTAACTGTGCACTCAAAAAAGTGGTGAGGGAATGGAATGCAAGAACAAGAGCGAGAATAAGACTTGGAAAAAAACACAAAGGAGTCATGATTAAGTATTTGGCGTTTGCTGAATGACATGGCACTGTTCACGGAAACGAAGCTAAAGAACAAATCGCCGAGTTGCAAGATCAGACAGGGAAGATAGGACTTAAGATTTcttaagaaaaaatgaaaattatgacaAATATAATAAATACTTCTAAGAGAATTAAAGTAGGAGCTCAAAAAATAAAGGTGGTTAGGAGTTTCAGGTACCTAGGGGAATGGATTGAATGGAACAACCTAGAAGGGAAAGCTGTGGAAGCAAGAAGGACCAAAATAGAACTAGCTTTCCAGAAAaccaaaaacacatacaataagaaaGCCCTCTCCTGGAACACCAAAATAAGTCATTATAACACTGTAATTAAGctggaagcactgtatgcagcagacacACTAGTCATGGGGAGGAAAGGGCAAATGAAGAAATTGGAAATCAAGGAGAGAAGATCGTGGGTCCCAAATTCGAAAACAACAAACAAGTTTTCTATAGAAATGAAGCCCTCTATGTAAAGTCAGAGAGACTCTCAGAAACTATGAGAAAAAGGAGGATTGATTTCAATGGACACATACTCCAAATGAATCCTGACAgactaactaaacaaatctttgacttcttttaCAAAAAAAGACTAAACCCAGTTGGTTTAAGGAAGTGGAAAAGGATTTGAGAAAACTCCAGATTACCGAAGTCATGTTAAAGAATGGTACAGCCAAGACTGTGACCAAAGACAAAACTAAGAGGTTCCAAGTTAAGATCAACACCAGGAAACCAATTCACATAGCAGAAGAGGAAAGAAAGAAGAGATCAGATAGAATGAAGAACTATTGGGAGAAAAAGAGAGCACAAGCATCAAGAAGTGATTGATCTGATGTACCATAAAGATGGGCGATTTGAagtgaaaaaaaatctttaaatgataaaatatcaccAAGATTTATCAAAGGCATTTCATTGTGTCAAGTATGATATTCTATTAGAGAAGTTAATGTTTTATAGAATATGTAGTTCATTACATGCTTGGTTtagttcttattttttaaaaataaatggtgATAGTTGCCCTAAGTTGTTTGAGTAATATGTAGAGGGGTGCCACATCATCTGCATATAATGAAGGATTCAAGGAACATCATGTTGATTAAGCTGGAAAAACCAAGCAAACAGAAAAAGAGGTATAGGCCAATCACATTGCTCAGCACCATCTACAAGTTTCGCAAAAGACCCCTATACAACCGATTGAGCCCAAAAATATGTGAATCAATCCCAGATGAGCAAACAGGATTTTCATCTGCTAGAAGCTGCATAGACTGGATACTCTCTCTGACAACTCATATAGAGGCAGATTATTAAAAAAATGCCAAAGAAACCTTCAACAGCTTTCATTGATTGAAATCAGCTTGTGACACTATCTGGAGACATGGGCTGTtgtacaaacaaaataaactaaagtGGTTTATTCCATGCAGCCATACTATCTGTCTCATTGATAATATGCTTGCAGTGAGAACTTTTAAAGTGATTTCTGGAGAAAGGATTATCACCACAAGAAGATTCAATAGCAGGTTGCCACAGGGTTCAGTCCTTGCCCTACTCTTCTTCAGTCATTATATTTCCAATGTGCCAAACATACAGTCTGCAAAATCTGGCTACACAGATGACTGGACCAGCAACACAATATGAATCATTCAAGGCCACCAAAGACTCTTCAGCTCCAACTTAAAGCTGCTGAGTAATACTCCAACTAATGAGACTGCAGTTGAAcccaactaagacagaagtatcgtGCTTCTGCCTTTGTAACTGCTCAGCAAGAAGAGAGCTTAGTgtcaattttgaaggaaatgtctcgGTACAACACAATGGGTAGGACATGCTATTACATGGTGTGCCTGAACAAGACTGGAAATGAAAGATTATCCATAAACCATACAGCACCTCCTGAGGCTCCAAGGCAAATACATTTCATACACCATCACTTAGGCTCATCTATTGAGTGGTGGAATACAGTGCTTCTGTATGTATCAATAGCTCAGATACGAACAAGATTGATGTGATGCTAAACAACAGTATGTTCACTATCAGCAGTACAATAAAAGCCACTCCTATTGCATAGCTACCAGCCTTGAACCATATACTACCATCACAGATGCCCTGCTTAAAGAGTGTCACAAAATTAACAATAACCCTCAGTTAACCATGTTTAAGTTCATAGCTGACCTGGATCCCAGGAGACTTATACAAGAATACTAGCACTAGTCAGTGCTAAAGAACTGATAAACTCCAACTGTGACATCCACAATGCATGCAAACCATACTGGCAAGAGCACGGCCCACCAGAATTTCAAGGTTTCATGATCACATCTCCTGCCTTCAGTCAATCACACTAAACTGCATACACTCTGACcatggcagaagaaccaacactcTCCATAAGTGGGGAAAGATACCATTTCTAAAATGTAACTGCTTAGTCAAAAAGCAAACAACCTGACACAAAGGGGAAAGGTGTCCAAATCAAGCCTACAAGAGACCCTTCACTGACTTCCTTGCAGCGACAGTTGCGGCGATTAAGTATATCCAATGCTTAATTTATAATGGAGTTTGTTACACAGTATGCATATGTGCATATGAACTACATTAACTTCATTGTTATATGAGTGTATATACACATCACAATGTGTGccatataacaaataaataaatttaaaggcaTCAACAGAGAAATTAGCAACTGATGTTTCTGTGAGTTATTGACCAGTTTTGCACAAATGAGCTACCTagacagagaggagaggagcaggaagagatggacaaagatggGGGGAGGGCAGGATGGACAGAAGGAAGAGAGGAGGTGGGGGAGAAGATTAGAATGTATATACAATTTCCACTCATATTTAGGAATTACGAAGCATTGTTGGGTTCACTAAtctgcataaataaaaatataaatgttcatTTGTTCGAAATCTTTAATCAGTAAAGTTCTTCACCAAGTGCTTTGAAACTTGGTGCAAtgttgcatttgaatatgcatgtgttTTTTTATACCTATTAGAGGGCAATCTtttgaacaaaaatataaatatacatatacagggtgtctctcatAAGAGCCATCAGgagcattttctctgctgttttgggagaTATTTGCAAAATGTAGCTGGTGTCAGCCACAAACGTACTAATCAACGCATGTTTCGTGTGATGTTCAGCATTGACAGAATGAGTTGGTTTGTTTCTAGTTTCAAACAAAGTGATTTTTAACCCATTAGCGGTGGAATTAATTTtttcttgatttaaaaaaaaaattgtgttattatttctgtaaaaggcataaattacacaacataataaatcaaatcaaatcaaaacagAGTtgttttgtctgcttgtgtctgtatatgtgcggatggatatgtgtgtgtgtgtgcgcgtgcgagtgtatacctgtccttttatccccctaaggtaagcctttccgctcctgggatcggagtgactccttaccctctcccttaaaacccacttccttttgtctttccctctccttccctctttcctgatgaagcaaccgtgggttgcgaaagcttgcattttgtgtgtgtgtttgtgtttgttagtgtctctatcaacataccaatgcttttgtttggtaagttacatcatctttgtttttagataacttTATTGTAACTTTTTTAGTGTGTCattcttagattagattagtttttcgttccatagatccgtgctgaggagatcctcgtggatgtggaacatgtcaattttttttttaagctgaaataacaatattaatagtaagaatatatacaatacatcatttgtttctattctcACTCACCTATTGTGCAACAAACAGTATAAAATTGCAAGAAATATGTTGACTTAAGTATGTAGATACCTTGTGAATGGCTGCTTGCTGTAACTGTTCTGTTCCTTCAATAACACGTATGGTGGTTTCTTCCACATTGGCTTCAATGTTGTCAAcattctcactttgttcattaatcaATGAGGAAATTTCTCTCATAAGTTGATTGATGACCAGTATGTCTTCCTGTAATAACAGTATCTCTAATACAAACTTTGTGTTCATGAAATACAGGTCTGCTTATCAGTTGTTAGCAGATCAAGAGATGTACAAAGTGTGTAAGGAATCACAAATTTGCAGAACCTGGCGCTTTTCTGTATGGAAAAAATATGACTTTCTAAAAGTTTAGATTCAGAAATTAAACCCACTATTGTAGTTTGTCTCATTCACAGTAGTGCAAGAAAGGTGCAAATTATGAAAAGCAATGCCAGTGACCACCAAAAATTCTGTGTTACCTTCAGCACACTCACAAACTGAAAATTGCACCATTTTTGTGTATGTGTACCTGTAGTTTTTGAACTTCTTGTTCTTGTTCCTCTACAAAATGGAGTTTCAGTTCCCATTCCTGCAATCGGATCTGTTCATCTTCCACATCATTTTCATGTTCTAATCTTGGTTCTGAGTATTGTCCtataacacaaataataataaagttcAATCATGCTATCTATGCCTCTATGCAAAAAAAATATCATATTCATGTACGATTCACAGCATGGCTTACACAAATTTTCTGAAGAAATTACCAATACAGTGCATCTAAACAAATTCTATTAATGCGGGGTAATGCTAATGTATTatataaattttgttgtttttgatCCAACTGCTTCACTAATCTATGAATGAAATGCATAGTAATATAATTTTACTTAAATATTACAGACTCCTACATAGTCGATTATAATTGGCTGCATCCATCATGTTGTTTTGATGTTGGTTTAAATTAGTAATTTCCTTGTGTTAACCTTTGACCACATTAATAGTGCTGTTATTGAAAACTAACTTGTTGATTTCAGACAAAAATCACACATGAATGAATATAATAGCAGAATATCTAAAACACTGTAagtgtaatgatttttttttagatatgaaggcAGTTttcaataaattaagtaatttgtaaaaaaaaagaaaaaaaaaagaatagaaaagaaaagaaaaaagaagaagaatctgCAAACCTTCTGTATCTGAGCCTGATGTAAtttggttctttttcttttctcttataattttctgtgtattatggAATTCATTGCATATCACCATAAATTCATCTGACAGCCGCTTCAACTGCAGTTTCCATTTTCTCTGGAAATTAAAGTTAATCATATTGTACAAGCTTCGATTAAAAAACTTATACCACAGAAGTTCTTGTAAACTAACATGAAGAATAGACTTCAGGCTGTCTAAAGATGAAATGTATGAAActacaaataaatgaaaacaaagaaaatatcatTTCATGAGTCAGGTTAGGAAAGCAAAAATTTATATGATTAATCACAAGAAGGGGAATGAAACAACACAGATAAAATTCCATGTTGTTGAGCACCGTAGCAGCAACAGCAATACAAGTGagagaaattaataaaatttcaaaagtaaaagttCTGTTGTGATAGCTATACATTTTAAGATACTATCAATGGATGCAATTTTCATGTAATATAAGTAATGATATTGGGCTATAATAATTGTGATTGCAGTATGAACTTTGAGTGAGGGAAACTCTAAGAAGAGTTATGTAACATGTTCTTTAATCTTAATACTACGATTTTTGAGCATCAGATGTCATGATATCTTTGGGAATAAAAACAATGGGCATGTCAGCACAACGTTATGCTATATGTTCATTGTTACTCCCTGTAATTATCAGTCAAAAAGCTGTTGTAGTGTTGAAATAATAAGATTATTTTTTTCTGCTGAGTGAAGCAGtaataagcatgcctctgatgtgataggacatatttttgtattttgggcgaacaatgtaatttcggctttgttaatgtgaaaattcaaaagactgtatgatattcaGAAATGTGACAAAATAGATTAACATAACAACAAAAGTTCTGTAAGGAAAATCTTCTTATTTATTTAGACCAATTCAACCATGATGACATAAAatatgagaatttcagcttcaagaatcagactcataggcaagaagaactggagccagctCTACacaaaaagctaagtaaactacaAAGTTTATTGTTATCTTTGCTCCtaccaaatttttcataaaagactttgcttactaTGGACAATAACTGGATATAGGAAGGTGGGAGGGATTACAAAGTACACATTTAAAAAAAGGACAAGCAAGTAATAGAAACTTAATCTCCCCACTTTATTAACAACAAACTATCACTGTACCACATATGCCATTTGAATGTAACTAAGTGAATGAGAAAGAAAGTAACTACTTTCACAAAAGCTGCTGCTTATAAGACTCCTGCCACACTGCCTTACTTCAATGATAATTACCCCTCTCCATCTTGATAATGGATTGTTTCATCACTAGTATTATTTAATGATCAGTTGGGTGAAGTGCATTAAGCACAATGGATTGAGATACCACTATTAATTTATTATTGCTTTTTTGAGAGATTTTACTGAAACAAAGTAATGAAATCATGCCATGAGCTTCAAATAAAACTTCAGGTTTCATGAGTCTTTCAGTCTTGGTTGGAATTCCCTAAGTgtgaattactgtttaataattttCCAACATGCAACCTTAAAATTAAGTACACTGCTTGGCTTTCTATGACCAGGAGTTTGCAACCAGCCCCACCTGAAGACTCCACATTAATGTCTACCATGCTGGTGTGTGCTCAAAAACAAGCAGCTACAAAACTCACTGTCGAACCCAGAGATGCTTGACCAACCAGTGTTGCATCTCCAGGAGGTTGTATTTATTCTCATATAAATCAAGATGCAGCAACAGTAACCTCACATACTTCCACAGGTAATTTAATAGCTGCTGCTTATCTCTTGCTTATAGAATATAGATCAATATTTTTTTGATTGCAGTGGTATTTAAAAAAACAGTTACCTATAGCTATCAGAACTTAATAAGCTTTGAATCTAGATATTCAGGTAATCTGTGAAAAAGACTGCCTGAAGATGTatgtttttaatttacttttgaaTGGCTTAGGATTAATGTTAGAAGGGAACTTGTTGAATATCTTTGCACCAGAGTGCATAACTCCGTTCTGAACCCTGGACAAGAAGGGAAAGTCTATCTTGTTGTGCAACTGTGCAGATCACAGTACAGCTGAAACTGATTGTTGTTGTCAGCAACGAAATTCATTAAGGAAAAATGTGCCAAGAAGT
This DNA window, taken from Schistocerca piceifrons isolate TAMUIC-IGC-003096 chromosome 4, iqSchPice1.1, whole genome shotgun sequence, encodes the following:
- the LOC124795876 gene encoding syntaxin-12-like, with amino-acid sequence MPKRPFIMFEEETFLGIKATKNQLTVVVGVNAGGDFSYISSLDSLKSILHVSLQELLWYKFFNRSLYNMINFNFQRKWKLQLKRLSDEFMVICNEFHNTQKIIREKKKNQITSGSDTEGQYSEPRLEHENDVEDEQIRLQEWELKLHFVEEQEQEVQKLQEDILVINQLMREISSLINEQSENVDNIEANVEETTIRVIEGTEQLQQAAIHKGKNKHVPEALSEKAEK